From Brassica rapa cultivar Chiifu-401-42 chromosome A06, CAAS_Brap_v3.01, whole genome shotgun sequence:
ATTCCAACTACATATCTATcactgaaagaaagaaaaacgaaaaaatcagtttaattgaacaaaccaaaataaatacagCTTCCGAAtggttgttatattttaaaagagttaaatctaaaaaaatccaacctaaaaccaaatcGATGTCCACACTAAACAGATCTAATATCTTcttatcttataaatattaaaattaataattttactccgcgcaaggcgcgggttatcacctagttattatttaattagttaAGTTGATCGCAACACAAATAATTCAGTGCACCAAGTCAAAATGTTTTAAGAATAAATTAAGAATAATCAAACTAGAAGAAGGATCAGAGATATATTtggtttgaataaaaaaaaccaaaaccacAGCTACTCATGAAACTCTTGAATGAGTAGATAATAaggaaaattacatgtttaccactttcatggtaccacttttcatttttaccaccactaaggagacattttcaaaaatgcaTTCTTCATTAAGTTTAAAAGACTATTATGCccttgtcatatatatataataaatcattatttaaataaaaaaaataaataaaaaataaaaatataaaaaatataaaaaaaaagtaaaatctttttttatgttttcgaattatactttttcaaatttgaacttttttattatttttttataaaatttttttttcgaatttttttccgaacttttttcaaatttttttttgaaaaacgaaaattatgtttgaaactattttttaaaaaaatttatgtatttttaagtatttatttatatatttattagaatcctaaatttcacattcaaaAATCCCTACCccactccttaactctaaaccctaagtctagattagttaactctaaggatataattgtcttttatccttcattaaaagtgagtgtaaaagtgattagtgtaaacatgaaaagtggtactatgaatgtgctatttgtggcaatttccctagATAATTTTATGACTGTATGTTTAAAGATTAACTAgagttgattttgatttttgggCGCAAGGGTTTAGTTTTATTTCTATAAATGGGGTAGTAACATTTTCAAACACATAGATTATTTGTCTAGTTCTAGGTTTTTAGGAACCTACCTGAACATAGAAGAATCAAATGAACCTCATCTAGaaatttattatattcaaacatagtttaattttaaaattcaaaaaaattaatacccgAAAAACCGACATTTACTCAAATGTGTAACTGAATGCCCATATCTAACtaattttataaagaaatattttttttttgttaaccgaTTTGAATTCTCGTCACGAATAGAACAATTTCATTTAAACTTGCGAAATTATTAAGGTTAACAAGTAAAAAATGGTGAAAAAATGAAATACAATTAATGAAATAGTgtgaaaaatgtaaaaagaaatgtaaaatataataaaacaattaaaataggcaagttttattttgtacttctgtaataaaagttgaattaattaaaaatatattaaaagaagtgcttagtattaattaaaaaattgaaaatgtgTAAGAGTCAACTTAAAAATcaacaaatattattttgtacttgagtttgaATAGAATTAGATGCATCACAACTATctactataaaattatacaaCATCAAACACACACAATTATCCTTTGGAATTCATATTATTGAGTATAAAGAGAGAAATGTACCCTAGAGACAAAACAATTTTATTGAGTAAAACACAAATGATCAAACTCTATACACTTGCGTACACGGCAATGTTTCcatcaacaaacaaaaaaactcaagTTTCTATATTTTGTTTCTGTTAGTTTCGTGAGATCTCGAAAGGCCCAATGCATTGTTTGGCGTAACACATCATGTACTCATTACGCTAACATGGGCTTTCTCCACTCGGGTCGGGTCAAATCCTGCACCGGGAAGTTATAACCCGACCCGCGATATTTGACAGCGAGATCGAGGAGGggaaaaggaagaagaggagagagacgCTAACGAACAAACAACCTTGAAATTTCATCTCCGAAGATTTTTGAATCCACAAGAGTTGTTGGATTCATCAATTTTCGAATCGATCTTCAATCGAGTGAGAAGAGGAGGATCTTTGGGTGGAGCGAAGCGATGATAACAAGATCGAATCTAGCGGAGCAGCTGAGGGAATACCAGATTCGATCGAAGCACGATTGGGCGTCGGTCTCCTTCTTCTCCTCAACCTCGAGCTTTTCTTCGTCTAGGTGAGAGATGTTTATTCCGTTTCGTAAGATCCGAGATCTCTGCATTTGTTTTTGGTTCTTCGTTTGATATTAGCTCTAGTACCTGCCTAAGTTCTCGAGAATTTCGATTCGGTTTCCGGGAATATAAACGAAACTCGTCAAAATTATGCTCAGATGATCGTATAATACAGTGTTAGTTATATTCAATTCAACATCATCCCCTATGTTACGCTATATTCACAGCATGGATCCAATACGATTGTGGCTCCAGCAGTTGTTTTGATTAGTATGTGCTATACGTCAAGGTCACCTGCACTGTGACCTTAATGATATTGTCGTTTCAGCAAAGATTAAGCTAGTTTTGCAATAGGTCTTCGTGTTTTAGGGTGTTTATAAGAGTATTCAGTTTCAATTCGATATTATTATCGCTACCACTCTTGGTATGATTGTGTTTGATAGTAACCAATGTAGAATTCATATACAGAGTAATGCATCTATGTGTTTATTGATTCCTCTAACCAGTACGTGCCATGTTCTTGGCTATCAAATAACAGAAGTGACATGGTTCTCTATCGAGATTCAGTCTCATTTTTATATGATGTTAAGCTGGTCGAAATTTCCTTCCTTATCTCTTACAATCATGATTGAGTCATAAGctgtttgagtttttttttttttttgaacttacgAATGCGTACATCTTCATGAGTTACACGTTATTAATAAGCTGCTATTTGGTTTGAGGCAGGGTGGATGTTGTAGTCTTTGTCATCTGGGAGCTAGTCATCTTAGCCTTCTTAGTATTCTCAGCCGTTTCCTTGTACTTCAAACGATTGCAACTCGCCTTCATCTTGGTATGTGTCACTTTGCTACTACTTGTTTGCATGAAGGTCACCAAGCAGGTGAGATCGGCCAGGAAGAAGAAGCGAAGGATGCTTCTTCCACTTTCTATGTAAAGAAACACCAAACCATATGAGAAGTTGCtactcttttttctttcttcacaAAACTCACCTCCTGGTTCACCCTGCTGATCATCCAATTGCGCGTTTAGTTTAACGGATGATGAAGACGACAGTTAGACTTACGGCATGGAGATTTAGAGCTTTGAGTCATGTCAGGGTGACTGAGCCCGGCAATCTTAGGCTTTAGGGTTGTTAGTGTCTGACAATCATTTTTCTTCTGATTAGCATTTTGGCTTTTGTTCAGGGAAAATAATGTGTTGAAAATTAAAGAGTTATGTTTCATGTGTAATTGTGGTTGTGAAATTCAGACATGAGAATCATAATATCAAGCTTGCATTATTTGATTTCCAGTGGACCACGGAGATTAgttttgttcttgtttttttgttttgtttggtttcgGGTAGGTCTGGGCGTTTTTAACTCAACCTGAAGTATCGACCTTAACCCGAACCGGAAACACCGAAACTGAATCTGAACTGTTTTACAGAAATATCCGAATGGGACTTATAAGCTTACTACTTTGGACTTTGGTtataacccgaaccgaaccgaaattcGAATTAGGATCTGAAGATAtccgaaattagttaaatatgttaatgtttttatatatatttaggtgatttagatattttagagtattcaaaatatttttgtagtttgttttatttgaatattttttagttaaCTTAGAtagtttaactattttttaattagatttataaataatttatatattttaaaaaaatttaatcaattttcgaagttttttaaaatatatttctgtACGATTTTAAACATTGGTTAAATTCAATCCGAACCTAACCGAATCGAACCCGATCTGATAATTAGTAAAAGCCGAATGGTATTTATGAGCATAACACCGAAAGTCCGAAAATCCGAATCTCTCGGACCGAAACCGAACAGACCACCGAACGCCCAGGCCTAGTTTCGGGTTTTGACTCGGTTTAGTGATCGTGAAACAATACAATAAAACAATACAATAAGTTGTTGGAGACACGTCTCCAGAGGGCTCCTTTCATCCTCCGAGTTCTCTTCAAACATTAGGCGTATGGATGGAGTGTGGTGTAACTAACTGAGCCAAGCACCATATGGATTCATAATAATGGGCCAATCCCATATGATTTTCCTAATAATGGGCCAAGCGTCATATGATTCTCTCGTCATGTCCATTTACCCGTCATGAAATTTGAGGTTCAAGCTTCATCAATAAGGACCACAAAAGATTAAGATGCACCAAATAGAAGTTATAACGGTGTAACTTCATAGTTGAAAAGTGAAGGCTTGTAGGATTTCATGTGACTTGGGGGAAAAAGAcaagaagaaattaaaacaaggGAGATAGATacacaagaaagtgaaaaatagtGAAGTTGAGGACGTGAATATGTGGAAAAAGCAGCAGCAATTTGCTCTAACCGGTCACATCTCACATGCTCTGTTTTCGCCACCACATCTCCTTTTACCTTCTCACAAACTAATACTTTGTGGTCTCAAAATTATGTAAATGTGGTTTTGCCACTcgtaattaaaattattaatacagTGTCCAACTTTTTCTTCTCACCAAGTtctaaaatgaaaacaaaattctCAACACACAAATggttatagtattatttttgcgAGTAATAATAATCAGTTGATAAAATAGCTTATCAAAAGGCACTctccatatatttttattagttttataggacgatcttttgtttaatttgttataacttatatatattatttaactaTATATTGTTTTTCCATATTTTAAGATTTGTCTCTCATTTCTTCCAAGAAAGTTATTGTTTATGCTTAAAGATGCAAGACcataaaatacatgaaaaaaaaaaaattgggcacaagatatatttttaatctttttaacccgaacaaaatatttttaacctaAATAATGACGGAATCACACGGCTACCTTACACCTTCCACACATTCTTAATCCTTCTTTGTGGCCACATCACAAGCTACCACAAACACTAATCACGTTTTGTAGTATATATACATGGAGAGAGAGGAAGGTATAGTTTCAGACAGTAACAGACTAACAAACAGTACACAACGGTATTATGTTGGTAACAGATCAAAGAGCAGAGAGATCAGAGTCGAAACATATGAAGAAAGGATCTTGCAAGAGTCATAGACTCACCAATATGATGGAGAAGTGGAGGAAGTGTAAGAAAGGACACTTCTCTGTGTACACCAGAGAAGGCAAAAGGTTTGTTTTGCCGTTGGATTATCTGAAACATCCAATCGTTCAGGTCTTACTGGAGATGGCGGAGGAAGAGTTCGGTTCCACAATTTGTGGCCCTTTAAAGGTTCCTTGCGATGGAGCTTTGATGGATCACATCCTCATGTTGCTCAGAATGAAGAGTTTGTCTAGCCatggtggtgatgatgatgatgtgaagaagaagaaccatgATGTGTCATGCAAAGAAGCTTCATCGGTTTCATATTTCTTCCCTCTCTTTCGCTGCAACGCAGCCCATGATCAGACCAAGCTTCAGTCTCTAGTTTTTTAACACTTTTATGCGTTGTGGAGAACGCTTTTACAAAGAAAGTTTATTTCtgtttgtacatatatatatatagagaaacagAGATTCTGTATAAGCCTTGCAGTTTGCTAAATCAATATTCAGTTTTGACAGAGATTTCTGTAAGAGAAGTCAATTAATCGGTTAACCAAATAAATGAGTTAACTAACGGTGAAGTGTAAGATAAGGGTGGTTGCTAGAGCTTCGAGGTTGTGAGCTTTATAAGTTCTCTTCTTAAAATTTTGCCAGAAGGATTCTTAGGGATTGAAGCCAAAAACGTGACCTTACGTATCCTCTTATATGGAGATACCTAAGCAATCAAAACAAAACTCAGAATAAATATAAGGAACCACAGTTGAATTAGTAACTAAAACATGATCTGCATTGGTTGGAAAAAAACCTGTTTTGCTACGAAACTCATGATTTCACTTTCGGATAAGTTACTTCCAGCTGTTCTTACGATATATGCCATTGGATATTGCCCAGCTTTCATTTCAGGGATGCTTCAAAAaatacaagaaagaaaaagtaaAGAGCTACAGCAAAAAAGGATTCATTAAAAAGAGAAGAATTTAGTGATGCGTCATGTTAAAAAAGCAAGTCCTCACGGTATTACTGCTGCATCAGCAATCTCTGGATGAGCAAGCAACAATGCTTCAAGTTCAGCTGGAGCAACCTAACAAACATTACCAAACCCACCAACTTTACAAAAGATGATCCACACATTAAGaaagatttttgtttgttacCTGATAACCATTGCATTTGATAAGCTCCTTTAATCTATCAACAACAAAGACAAAACCTTCACTGTCAATGTAACACAAATCTCCAGTCTTCAACCATCCTTCTGAATCAATAGTAGAAGCAGTAGCTTCTTCGTTCTTGAAAtaaccttttaaaaaaaaaacaactcaaaacagttacataccaaaaccaaaaaaccaaaaaaaaaacacctttCATAACGGTAGGACTCCGAAGCCAGAGCTCCCCGGTTCGATCTACCCCCAAGACCCGACCCGTATCCGGATCCACAATCTTACCCTCCACATTCGGAGCAAGCAGACCAGAGGAACCGTACCTCTCCGTCTCCTCTTTAGTAAACATAGAAGCAACTATAGCCGCCGTCTCGGTCAAGCCATAGCCTTGCAGAACCCTAACGTTACTGTATCTCTCAACGAACTTCTCCGTCACCTCTCTGCTCAGAGGAGCTCCTCCGACCACGACGGTCTGCAACGAGCTCAAGTCGTACTTCGAATTAATCTCCTCTGCTCCGTTAACCATGGCTACCAAAATCGGCGGGACGAGAGAGAGATGCGAAGGACGGTGAATCTCCACGGCGGAGAGAAGCTGATCCATCTCGAACTTGGGAAGAACCACGATCGTCCACCCTAACGCGATCAAGCTCGTCGCGAAACCGCCGAAGCTGAATATGTGGCACATTGG
This genomic window contains:
- the LOC103872839 gene encoding 4-coumarate--CoA ligase-like 2, yielding MAIDRKNGFCDSTSTFHSKREPMSLPPNQQLDVTSFIASQPHRGKTAFVDAVTGRRLGFSELWLGVERVASCLYALGVRKGNVVIIISPNSILFPIVSLSVMSLGAVITTANPISTPGEISNQIGDSRPVLAFTTRQLVSKLTNSNLPVVLMDENRVASSGGGERAKIVGSLEEMMETEASESRVKQRVNQDDVAALLYSSGTTGKSKGVMLTHRNLIALVQAYRARFGLEQRTVCTIPMCHIFSFGGFATSLIALGWTIVVLPKFEMDQLLSAVEIHRPSHLSLVPPILVAMVNGAEEINSKYDLSSLQTVVVGGAPLSREVTEKFVERYSNVRVLQGYGLTETAAIVASMFTKEETERYGSSGLLAPNVEGKIVDPDTGRVLGVDRTGELWLRSPTVMKGYFKNEEATASTIDSEGWLKTGDLCYIDSEGFVFVVDRLKELIKCNGYQVAPAELEALLLAHPEIADAAVIPIPEMKAGQYPMAYIVRTAGSNLSESEIMSFVAKQVSPYKRIRKVTFLASIPKNPSGKILRRELIKLTTSKL
- the LOC103872840 gene encoding auxin-responsive protein SAUR62 produces the protein MLVTDQRAERSESKHMKKGSCKSHRLTNMMEKWRKCKKGHFSVYTREGKRFVLPLDYLKHPIVQVLLEMAEEEFGSTICGPLKVPCDGALMDHILMLLRMKSLSSHGGDDDDVKKKNHDVSCKEASSVSYFFPLFRCNAAHDQTKLQSLVF
- the LOC103872838 gene encoding uncharacterized protein LOC103872838, with the protein product MITRSNLAEQLREYQIRSKHDWASVSFFSSTSSFSSSRVDVVVFVIWELVILAFLVFSAVSLYFKRLQLAFILVCVTLLLLVCMKVTKQVRSARKKKRRMLLPLSM